The Seriola aureovittata isolate HTS-2021-v1 ecotype China chromosome 16, ASM2101889v1, whole genome shotgun sequence genomic interval GGGACACAGCTCATGTATGAATAAGGAATATTAAGCTTTAAGTTATCTTGCATtaagaggtgaaaaaaacagaaggagggaCATGTTATTCCAGCTCagttttttgtggttttatccATTATTCCTAATGGTTTCAGTAATATCATTCTAACCAAGTTAATCAGGAAGATCTGGGAAAGCCTCAAATTTGCTAAAAAAGGCGTCTGATTGGGCAAAAGAAACCACAATCAAAAAAACCTCCAGAAAAGACAGACATAATCTGAAGGCAAATGGAAAAATGATCAGCCAAACTATGCAGTATTTCAGGTGCACTCGCTTTAGTGTTTACCTCCAAATAAAGGGGTTCAGATAATCTGGCATCACTGTCATCTTGTTTAAAACAAGTCAAATCACCAGACCACTCGTGTCTCCACTGGATTTTGTTAGTCATGAAGCTGTGTTGTCAAATCTCACTAGTTAAGTGTGCAACATGTTAACATAACCAACTGAAAAAGTAACCAGAACTATTAAGATGagaagttgtaataaaccaagTGTATCTATCATTACCTAATGTAGGAAATCCCAAAGCAGTTCTCACTCCGTGCCTTCCCTCACAGGCGGAGTCCAGTGAGTATCAATCTCGCCTGGTTGAGCAGTCAAAGAGGCTGCAGAAGGCGGAGGAGCAGTCAAAGGAGAGAGGTcagcaggtggaggagctgcagaggctgctgggaaacaTGGAGGTTGAGAGCGGCATCCTCAAAGACAAGATGGCGGCAGgggaggcagagctgctgcagcttaaAGCAGGcagtgaggagggggaggagaaggagcagaggTGAGATAGTAAAGTACAATCATTGGTTTGAATAAAACCtaaaagtttttgttgttgttgctaacAAGccaaaaaggagaaaaaacttGTATCTTTATTTGTTTCACAGTTAGTTTTAATAGATACCAATGCAAATATAGTAAAATTTATCCACTATCAGAGAATATATCCCTTAATATGAATTTGATAGGTTGATTATCTATTAACAACTTCCCAGGGTAAAATACAAATCATACAATTAACATGATGCCCCTCTAGTCagaattacaaaaatattttgtccAGTAGCTTTCTTAGTGTATGGCTTTATACTTTATATGTGTCAACTGGCTATGAGTTGAACTGAGTGTCCTCACATGTGCATTTGCAGGGTCGTagagctggagaaggaggtggCCATGCTGAGGGAAAAGATTCATCACCTTGACGACATGTTAAAGAGTCAGCAGAGGAAGGTCCGCCACATGATCGAACAGGTATTTATATACACAAGCAGGTTGCCTAGTGGTGcaaggtgcacacacacacacacacacacacacacacacacgcacacacacacacacaacacacacacacacacacacacacacacacacacacacactcaatgcAAATTATGCCTCTTCTGGCCACAAGCACACAGGAAGCCATTAATAAGGAAATTAGATTTTGAGGAGGCGGACACATAAAGCGTTATTGATATGAGGGagtggagctgagaggaaaCGTGTGGTGAAACAAAACTCACTTGTCATGAATAAGTGATGCTGCATCTGCTCTTGTTGAGGAAAAAATGAGTTCTGTTTCTCCTGAGCGTCtgacattgtttgtttgtgtttgctttgtctgtaaaacagctgcagaactCCCGGACTATCATGCAAGAGAGAGATCGAGTCATCAGGGATCTGGAGGAGAAGGTGGCTTTCCTGGAAGCTGAGGTCAGGAGCTGCATATCCCtgcattcattaaaaatatataaaagaatcCACTAAAGGCTTGTTCCTACTTAGACAtgttattgaaaatattttttttgtgtgagtcTGCACTTTAGCACCAGAAAAAGAATCCTAAAGGACACACATATTAATGTTTATTACCCCTTTTGCTTTGCAGAACAGAGAAATGCATGACCACATGGAGTACTTCCTGGCAGGCCAGAATCCTCCACCCCTGACGTCCAATGAGAATAAGCCAGAGGTCGT includes:
- the tuft1b gene encoding tuftelin 1b isoform X3, with product MLTDEVSQIQEVRYCLKTLREQMAARQNNNNNKYPANGFRVIMPSNQPAVSNDNTVLIESDVHVADTQEESVKLREVTKRLYAQLKDMERRHQEERERLQAESSEYQSRLVEQSKRLQKAEEQSKERGQQVEELQRLLGNMEVESGILKDKMAAGEAELLQLKAGSEEGEEKEQRVVELEKEVAMLREKIHHLDDMLKSQQRKVRHMIEQLQNSRTIMQERDRVIRDLEEKVAFLEAENREMHDHMEYFLAGQNPPPLTSNENKPEVVYSKPLTPTTQTNKVLPFIKVIEIKS